The following coding sequences are from one Lolium rigidum isolate FL_2022 chromosome 6, APGP_CSIRO_Lrig_0.1, whole genome shotgun sequence window:
- the LOC124664652 gene encoding uncharacterized protein LOC124664652, whose translation MAATNELSIKLLVDAKGQKVYFGEAGSDVVEFLSGLLSLPLGTVTDLLTKERMVGSVGNVLGSMEKLDAKYKSKGLQLSPAVGAATLSRLQQLLGLRQLSNGNSSYDSHDDNGISNHQVLYTCKGKKQTCANFLSTVSGSACPGCSCVMNKATGQLLVNAKGSVYTVEDDLSVSPSANAVSGAVTLLARYGVKDLNEKTVKIGKEEALGILAASLKSKTVLTDVFLPKIYAGLKRKALLQFFNGEDEDDEKEDEDDEKEDDDNDDEHQRQAGNTPS comes from the exons ATGGCTGCCACCAACGAGCTATCGATCAAGCTCCTGGTTGACGCCAAGGGACAGAAGGTGTATTTCGGCGAGGCTGGTAGCGACGTCGTGGAGTTCCTGTCGGGCCTCCTCTCACTGCCGTTGGGCACGGTCACCGACCTGCTCACCAAGGAGCGCATGGTTGGCAGCGTCGGCAACGTGCTCGGCAGCATGGAGAAGCTGGACGCCAAGTACAAGAGCAAGGGGTTGCAGCTGAGCCCGGCCGTTGGCGCCGCCACACTATCCCGCCTGCAGCAGCTTCTGGGCTTGCGGCAGCTCAGCAACGGCAACAGCAGCTATGACAGCCATGACGACAACGGCATCAGCAACCACCAAGTCCTCTACACGTGCAAAGGTAAAAAACAGACGTGCGCAAATTTTCTCTCGACGGTCAGCGGCAGCGCCTGCCCTGGCTGCTCGTGTGTGATGAACAAGGCTACAGGTCAGCTGCTTGTCAATGCCAAGGGGTCCGTGTACACTGTCGAGGACGACCTCTCGGTGTCCCCATCCGCCAATGCAGTGTCCGGTGCTGTCACCCTGCTCGCGCGGTATGGCGTCAAGGATCTCAATGAGAAGACAGTCAAGATCGGGAAGGAAGAG GCGCTTGGGATACTGGCTGCTTCGCTTAAGTCCAAGACGGTGCTGACGGATGTGTTCCTGCCGAAGATATATGCTGGATTAAAGAGGAAAGCTCTTTTGCAATTCTTCAATGGAGAAGATGAGGATGATGAgaaagaggatgaggatgatgagaaagaggatgatgataatgatgatga GCATCAGAGGCAAGCCGGCAACACTCCGAGCTGA
- the LOC124659158 gene encoding probable carboxylesterase 15, with amino-acid sequence MTGDTAPHVVEEIPGVLQLLSDGSVLRGDEAVLWPKDPLPDVPGVQWKDVLYHAAHGLSVRVYRPESSSSVSVAGSSSKLPVLVYFHGGGYCLGSYTQPHFHTYCLRAAAELPAVVLSVQYRLAPEHRLPAAIEDGADFLSWLRGQAELAGAGSADPWLSESADFARTFISGASAGANLAHHVTVHAASTQTQLGLNSLRVAGYVLLSAFFGGSDRTAAEADPPAGVTLTVEGSDKLWRISLPVGASRDHPLSNPFGPESPSLAPVDLPPVLVVAPEIDVLRDRVLGYAARLKEMGKSVEVAEFEGERHGFSVLQPFGEPANELMRVLRRFMYPES; translated from the exons ATGACAGGCGACACGGCGCCGCACGTCGTGGAGGAGATCCCGGGCGTCCTCCAGCTCCTCAGCGACGGCTCCGTCCTCCGCGGCGACGAAGCCGTGCTCTGGCCAAAGGACCCGTTGCCGGACGTCCCCGGCGTGCAGTGGAAGGATGTCCTGTACCACGCCGCGCACGGCCTCAGCGTCCGCGTGTACAGGCCGGAGTCGTCGTCCTCGGTGTCGGTggccggcagcagcagcaagctcCCGGTGCTGGTGTACTTCCACGGCGGCGGATACTGCCTCGGCTCCTACACGCAGCCCCACTTCCACACgtactgcctccgcgccgccgccgagctcccGGCCGTCGTGCTGTCCGTCCAGTACCGCCTCGCCCCCGAGCACCGCCTCCCCGCGGCCATCGAGGACGGCGCGGACTTCCTTTCCTGGTTGCGCGGCCAGGCCGAGCTCGCAGGCGCCGGCTCTGCCGACCCGTGGCTCTCGGAGTCGGCCGATTTCGCCCGGACGTTCATCTCCGGCGCCTCGGCCGGCGCCAACTTGGCCCACCACGTCACCGTCCATGCCGCCTCGACGCAGACGCAGCTCGGGCTCAACTCTCTGCGCGTTGCCGGGTACGTCCTCCTGTCCGCGTTCTTCGGCGGCTCAGATCgcacggcggcggaggccgaccctCCGGCGGGCGTGACCCTGACGGTCGAAGGATCCGACAAGCTCTGGCGCATCTCGCTGCCGGTTGGGGCGAGCAGGGACCACCCGTTGTCCAACCCGTTCGGCCCCGAGAGCCCCAGCCTCGCGCCGGTGGACCTCCCGCCGGTGCTCGTGGTGGCGCCGGAGATCGACGTGCTCCGTGACCGCGTCCTGGGGTACGCGGCAAGGCTGAAGGAGATGGGGAAGTCCGTCGAAGTCGCCGAGTTCGAGGGAGAGCGGCACGGTTTCTCCGTCCTCCAGCCGTTCGGCGAGCCTGCCAACGAGCTGATGCGAGTGCTCAGGCGGTTCATGTA TCCTGAATCCTGA